A window from Cryptomeria japonica chromosome 1, Sugi_1.0, whole genome shotgun sequence encodes these proteins:
- the LOC131070108 gene encoding cation/H(+) antiporter 19-like yields the protein MKTSSNGVWQGDNPIHFAFPLLILQICIVLLVTRTLAVLLKPLRQPRVVAEIIGGIILGPSVIGRSESYMKTFFPKKSTPVLETVGDIGLLFFLFLVGLELDFGAIKRTGRKALAIAAAGITVPFVAGIGIAFILKATISKGVDYGAFLVFIGVALSITAFPVLARILAELKLLTRDVGQMAMSAAAVNDVVAWVLLAIAVALSGSGKSPVIPVYVLLSGVLFVAFMMLAVKPMMAYMGRRSPDNEPVSELFTCITLAGVLASGFVTDAIGIHSIFGAFVFGLTIPKEGPFAGMLIEKIEDFVGVLLLPLYFASSGLKTNISAVNGAQSWGLLVLVMLTACAGKILGTLFIALAHKVSFRESLTLGFLMNTKGLVELIVLNIGKERKVLNDEVFALLVLMALFTTFITTPLVMAVYKPARKQVPYKYRKLQRDKANDKLRILVCVHGTKNIPAIINLMEASRGSGKSVLRLYIVHLVELSERSSSIMLVHKTRKNGQPFWNRNRSHEDQIVIAFDAFEQLSKVQVRPMTEISAFQDMHEDICNVAEEKRAAMIILPFHKEQRVDGVLESVDAGTRAVNQRVLKHAPCSVGILVNRGLGGQSQLAPSSVSHNVAVLFFGGPDDREALIYGRRMAEHPGIKVSVIRFLPDREMDHIALNLTPLSPYDHDKHPQSYEFSTAEMNREQERTLDEEALAGITNDENDSVSSIPKKALAGITNDENDSVSSIPKKTQAYADDAKGSIVYTEQQISNTVESVLSIGKSNEYNLILVGIGRFPSPLVADLADRTAECAELGPIGDLLASSTIQITASVLVIQQHVKF from the exons ATGAAGACTTCATCTAATGGGGTATGGCAAGGAGATAATCCAATTCATTTTGCGTTCCCTCTGCTCATTCTGCAGATCTGTATTGTGCTTCTTGTTACTCGGACGCTCGCTGTTTTGCTAAAGCCATTGCGTCAGCCTCGGGTCGTAGCAGAGATCATC GGAGGAATCATTCTGGGCCCATCTGTTATAGGACGCAGTGAGTCCTATATGAAAACTTTTTTCCCCAAGAAAAGTACCCCCGTTCTTGAAACCGTTGGCGATATCGGACTTTTATTCTTTCTCTTTCTAGTTGGGCTGGAGTTGGATTTCGGGGCCATTAAGCGAACAGGAAGAAAAGCTCTGGCAATTGCAGCTGCTGGAATCACTGTACCATTCGTAGCTGGGATTGGGATTGCTTTTATACTCAAGgcaaccatttcaaaaggtgtggATTATGGCGCCTTCCTTGTCTTCATCGGTGTTGCATTGTCTATCACTGCTTTCCCTGTGCTTGCCAGAATACTTGCAGAGCTCAAACTTCTTACAAGAGATGTGGGTCAGATGGCCATGTCTGCAGCAGCTGTCAATGATGTGGTTGCTTGGGTTCTCTTAGCCATTGCTGTTGCTCTGTCAGGTTCAGGCAAAAGTCCGGTCATACCAGTTTATGTTCTGCTCAGCGGTGTATTATTTGTGGCTTTCATGATGCTTGCAGTGAAGCCCATGATGGCCTACATGGGCCGCCGGTCACCTGACAATGAGCCTGTGAGTGAGCTTTTTACCTGTATAACTCTTGCAGGTGTCTTGGCGTCTGGGTTTGTAACAGATGCAATCGGTATTCATTCAATCTTCGGAGCTTTTGTATTTGGATTGACAATACCCAAAGAGGGCCCCTTTGCGGGCATGCTGATTGAAAAGATTGAAGATTTTGTGGGTGTCCTGCTTTTGCCTCTGTATTTTGCTTCCAGTGGGTTGAAGACAAACATTTCGGCTGTTAATGGTGCTCAATCATGGGGTCTCCTTGTTTTGGTGATGCTGACTGCTTGCGCTGGGAAGATCTTGGGAACGCTTTTTATTGCTTTAGCACACAAGGTTTCCTTCCGTGAATCACTCACCTTGGGATTCCTGATGAACACCAAAGGgctggtggagttgattgtccttAACATTGGTAAGGAGAGGAAG GTTTTGAATGATGAGGTGTTTGCCCTCCTGGTGCTGATGGCTCTGTTCACAACATTCATTACTACCCCACTTGTAATGGCCGTATACAAGCCGGCAAGGAAGCAAGTCCCCTACAAATACCGGAAGCTACAAAGAGACAAAGCAAATGACAAGCTCCGGATTCTGGTCTGTGTCCATGGTACCAAGAACATCCCCGCCATCATAAACTTAATGGAGGCCTCCAGAGGATCCGGAAAATCTGTCCTACGACTCTATATAGTGCATCTCGTAGAGCTCTCTGAAAGGTCTTCATCCATCATGCTGGTTCACAAGACAAGGAAAAATGGCCAACCTTTCTGGAACAGGAACAGGTCACATGAAGACCAGATAGTAATCGCCTTCGATGCATTTGAGCAGCTGAGCAAAGTGCAAGTAAGACCCATGACTGAAATCTCTGCATTTCAAGACAtgcatgaagatatctgcaatgtTGCAGAAGAAAAGAGGGCTGCAATGATTATTCTGCCCTTCCACAAAGAACAAAGAGTAGATGGAGTCCTGGAGTCTGTAGATGCAGGAACAAGGGCAGTGAACCAGAGGGTATTGAAGCATGCTCCTTGCTCTGTTGGCATTCTGGTGAACAGGGGTCTTGGAGGCCAGTCCCAGCTGGCACCTTCCAGTGTCTCCCATAATGTTGCAGTGCTTTTCTTTGGAGGCCCAGATGACCGCGAGGCTTTAATCTATGGGAGAAGAATGGCAGAGCATCCTGGTATCAAAGTATCAGTTATAAGGTTCCTACCTGACAGAGAGATGGATCACATTGCACTCAATTTAACCCCACTTTCTCCATATGACCATGATAAGCACCCACAGTCATACGAATTCTCTACTGCAGAGATGAACAGGGAGCAGGAAAGAACATTGGATGAGGAAGCTCTAGCTGGTATTACCAATGACGAGAACGACTCTGTTTCATCGATTCCCAAGAAAGCTCTAGCTGGTATTACCAATGACGAGAACGACTCTGTTTCATCGATTCCCAAGAAAACCCAAGCTTATGCTGACGATGCAAAGGGCTCTATTGTGTATACTGAGCAGCAGATCAGTAACACGGTGGAGTCTGTCCTTTCAATTGGGAAGAGCAATGAATATAATTTAATCTTGGTTGGCATAGGGCGCTTTCCTTCTCCTCTTGTGGCAGATTTGGCTGATAGAACTGCAGAGTGTGCTGAATTGGGTCCAATTGGGGATCTGCTGGCTTCATCAACAATCCAAATCACTGCTTCGGTGCTTGTAATTCAGCAACATGTTAAATTTTGA